The segment GCTCGGTTGGATTAACTCGTATGGATTTGGAACTACTGTCGGCTGGTTTGCGAATGTATTTACCGCTGGTGGTTCTGAAGAGCTTACTGCGGTTAGCTGGTATACTCCGGTTCCGAGCACACCGTATGAACTTCGGATATATCAGAATCCTAATTCCGGTCCGATTAATTCAAGTGGTGCCGTATTCACGAAAACCGGAACTATCGCTGAACCTGGTTACGTAACGATTGCACTTGGGACAACAATTAGTCTTACCGCTGGGCAGAAATTTTCTGCAGTGGTTAAATTAACTACGCCGGGATATAATTATCCGATACCAATCGAATATCCAGAACCGGGGTATTCAACCAAGGCGAAAGGCGGTCCTGGTGAAAGTTATATCAGTAGTAATGGAAGTAGCTGGTCGGATATTAGCTCTGCATTTATGCCGAAATCAAATGTCTGCTTGAAAGCGTTTACGAAAACGACGTCGCTTTCTGGCACTACGCAGAGTTTCACCGTATATAATGATGGGTTTAGTATTCTGACCGTAACCAATATAACGAAAACCAATAATAAATCATGGATAACCAGCATAAGTCCGACGGCATTCACGGTTCCGCCATCGGGAACACAAACGGTAAATGTTACCGTTTCCGCTAGTGGATTAACGGTAGCGAAAGATACAGAAGTTCTCAAAATCTGGTCAAATGACCCGGACGAAAACCCATATTCTGGTCCAACGGTTACGATTACCGGCAGACCGCAGGCTCCGGTTAACAGCTATGGTTATTTCTCAACGGCAAGCGATACCAGCCGCTGGTATTTTGAAGTATACGGCGATGGAACCGGTCCGGGAACGCTCTCTTGGCTACCAGGGTTCAGCGGACAGACCGGCGTGGTTAGAATCATCCAAACTCCTGGACAGAAAGGGAAATTGACTATGCTTTTTTCAGTATCAAGTGCCGGCTGGTATACTGCGCGGGCAAAAGTTGCTACCGATATTACTAACTCAGCGAAACAACCAAAAATATATTTATACCTACAAGAGTTAACTGGCAGTTCGACGATAATCGGTTGCGCGAATGAAGTTATTGCTGCTGGCGCAGGCGGATTCTCTGCTGCAAGTTCTTGGAAGAATCTAGAAATATCATACTATGCTAGCGGAACTAGTCTTGCGGTTCAGGTAGTGAGCATTAATTCAGGGAATAGCGGAGTTATTGGCGGAATATATTTCGATGATATTCTCGTTTATGCTTCTGCGCCAAAAGGATATAACGGAACAACGGCTTCTCTAACGAATGCAAGTTTCACTTCGAATACGTCCGGCTGGTCAGTTCAGGTTTACGGAGATGCGACTGCAATGGGAACTTGGAGTTGGGCTACCGGCTGGTATGGTCGTTCTGGGCTGATGAAAGGAACTCAATCCAGCGGACAGAAAGCTAAAGTTAGCCAGCTGTTCGCTTTACCAAACGGTAGTAATAAGAATGCATTTGTATCAATTTGGGTGTTTAGCGGTGCAACTGCTAAAAGTAATACACAAAAAGTTTACCTTTACCTTTATTCTTGGGATTCTGGATATACCAAAATTATTGAAAGCGGAAACGCGATACTCTATCCCGGTCAATGGAATCAGAACCAGTGGAGAGAATTGAAATTTGGATATACTCCATATAGCGGAACAAATGCACTCCAGTTTGTCGCTATCAATCCCAGCGGGAAACCAGTTCAAACGATCTATTTCGATGCCGTAACCGTAAAACAAGAATAACTTCCGGAGAAACGTCATTTTTACGAGAAAGAAGGTAGGCGCGCGGATTCTTTTTCGTCTTTACGGCTTGTAGTAGGAGCAGGATACTTCTGCCTGAGGTTGTTTTTCCAAAAGCTGGATTCTTCCTCACGCAGCCAATATACTCTGATATTTCTTTTAGCGATACCAATAATTTGACTAAATTAAGAATTTTAGGATAGGATATTTTTCGCGTGTAGATTTTTTTATTTTTTTTCAGGTTTTTGTTTGATTATTATCACCCTTGTAACTTGAAATCTAGCGAATTGTCGTTCGGGGAAAAACAGGTTTCAGAAAATAATTAGACATGGTTAATCAAAAAGAACTATATCTCGTATCGCGTAAGAATTTTGCTGCTCTATTCGATTCGCTTTGTTTCTATGGATATACGGTAATAGGTCCCACGCATACACCATCTGGTATCGCTTATGAACCAATCGAATCAGTAGAAGATTTACCTATTGGTTGGTCAGATGAACAATTCGCTGGGTCATATCGTCTCATTAAGCTTGATACACCGCAGGTATTCCATTATGTTGTCAGTCAGCATTCTTGGAAAACCTTCTTAAACCCAGCGGTTCGCCAGCTCTGGAAAGCAGAGAAAAAAGGAAAATCATTTGAAACTCGAAATCGGGTCTCAGAAGAAGCAAGACATCAGAAATATGCTTTTCTTGGCGTTCGGACTTGCGAACTCCATGCGATTCTCATTCAGGATAAAGTGTATACCACCGCACCATTTATTGACCCATACTATGCGGAGTTGCGGAAAACTACGTTTATCGTTGCGGTTAACTGTTCGGTTGCACGAAATACCTGTTTTTGTAGTTCTATGCACACTGGACCAAAAGTTTCGGCAGAGTTACCATTCGACTTAGCGATAACGGAACTATTTGACACAACTCGGCATGATTTTCTTATCGAAATCGGCTCTGACCGTGGTAGGGATATAATGGGTCGGGTTCCGAAGCAACCTGCTACTACCGCTGATATACAATCTGCAGAATCGGTGGTCGCGACAACCATATCGCAAATATCTAAAACGATGAATATAACCAATGTTAAACAACTCCTAGAACAAAATCTTGACCATCCACATTGGCAGGATATCGCGCGTCGTTGTTTAACCTGCGGGAATTGTACTATGGTGTGTCCGACCTGTTTCTGTTCAACGGTAGAAGATTATACTGATTTACTCGGCACAACCGCAGAACGAATCCGAAAACAAGATGTATGTTTCAATCTTGATTTTTCTTATATTCATGGAGGAAGCATTCGTACCAGTCCGGCATCTCGTTATCGGCAATGGTTAACGCATAAACTTGCGCGGTGGTTCGACCAATTCGGCTGTTCTGGTTGTGTTGGCTGTGGTAGATGTATCACTTGGTGTCCGGTCGGAATAGACATAACCGAAGAAGTTCGTTTTTTTCAGGATGCGGGAAAAAATAACCCCTAATAAAACAAAAGAACGAAGAACCGGTGGAACCATACCGTTTTTTGCTCTTTAATTTTTTCGTTCTTTTGTTAAGAATCAGTTATGTTCGAAACGTTAGTGCCGTTGTTAAAGAAACATCCGTTTCTAAAAGATTTAAGCGAAGAGTATATTGAACGGTTGGTTTCCTGTGCAAAGAATGTGCGGTTTAACCAAGATGAATATATTTGCCGGGAAGGACAAGAAGCCGAATCGTTTTATCTGATTCGAGAAGGACGCGCCGCTATTGAAATCTATTCCCCAGTAAAAGGTTCGATTCGAATTCAAACGATAGAAGCGGGTGACGTTCTCGGTTGGTCATGGTTATTTGCGCCGTATCGCTGGCATTTTGATATTCGAGCGATTGAACCGATTCGCGCCTTCGAATTCGACGGGAAATGTCTGCGGAGTAAATGCGAAGAAGACCATGATTTGGGATATGAACTGATGAAACGATTTGCCCGGCTTATGGAAGAGCGGTTACAGGCAACCCGATTACAACTCCTAGATATGTACGGTGAGAAGTAACGTAAAAATCAGACTTAATCGCTTCCATTCGCGCGATTCGATTTACTATAATAATAAAATAAAAAAATATATGAACGACCTGTTCTCTCCGCAATTAGCGAAAGTAACTAGAGTTTATCAGGATACTTACGATACGGTAACACTGGAATTATCGCTGCAAAATTCACAAAAAACCTTCACCTTTTTTCCAGGTCAGTTCAACATGCTCTATGTTTTCGGTGTCGGTGAAGTGCCTATCTCCATTAGCGGCGACCCGAACAAACCGAAAAGGTTAGTGCATACTATTCGAAAAGTCGGTCCGGTTACGAACGCGCTCGGTGTATTAAAACCGGGGGATTATCTCGGAGTACGCGGTCCGTTTGGAAGCAAATGGCCGGTTGAATTAGCATACGGTAAAGATGTAGTTATTGTTACCGGCGGAATCGGATTAGCGCCGTTACGACCGGCAATATATCAGATATTAAAACAGCGGAAGTTATATCATAGATTTATCCTACTCTATGGCGCGCGTACACCGAACGATTTGTTATATCTTGAAGAATTGCAACAATGGCGGGGAAGATTCGATTTCGAAGTCTTGGTGACTGTTGACCGCGGCAATGAACAGTGGCATGGTTCCGTCGGTGTAGTGACCACCTTATTTCCCAAAATTTCGTTTGAACCTGAAAATACGATAGCAATGATTTGTGGACCGGAAATTATGATGCGGTTTACTATCGTTGAACTGCAAAAACGTGAGGTTCCGGATTCTAACATTTATATTTCTATGGAACGGAACATGAAATGTGGTATCGGATTTTGCGGCCATTGTCAATGCGGTCCGTTATTTATATGTAAAGATGGACCGGTATTCAATTATGCACAAATTAAACCGCATTTTGGAAAACGAGAATTATAATAACCTGATTCCTATTTCAACGAGGGTATTAGTTCTAAATAGAGAATAACTGTGAACGGTTGATTCACCTCGATAGAATCTAACGTTATGAAAAAGAAACCAACTTTAGCGGTATGGAAATTTGCTTCTTGTGACGGATGCCAATTAAATCTGCTCAATTGCGAAGACGAACTATTAGCGGTCGCAGCGGTGATTGATATTGCCAATTTTCTCGAAGCGTCACGCGCGGTTAAATCCGGTCCGTATGATATTTCTTTAGTTGAAGGCAGTATTACCAACGCGCATGATGCAGAACGAATCCAGCATATTCGTCGTATATCGAAACTGCTCATTACCATTGGTGCATGTGCTACAGCTGGTGGAATACAAGCGTTACGGAATTTTAAAGATGTACATAAATTTATCAACCTGGTTTATCCGACTCCGGAATATATCCAAGTCCTCGACCACTCAACCCCGATATCGGCGCATGTGAAGGTAGATTTTGAACTGCGTGGATGCCCGATTAACCAGCAGCAACTGGTAGAAGTCATCAGTGCACTATTGAATCATCGCAAGGCAAATATCCCGCAATATAGCGTATGTATGGAATGTAAACGGCGGGGAACAATTTGTGTGATGGTTGCAACCGGTGTTCCATGTCTTGGTCCGGTAACCCAAGCGGGCTGCGGCGCAATATGTCCTGCGTATAGTCGAGGATGTTATGGTTGTTTCGGTCCGATGGAGTCACCGAATCCGAGTTCGTTAAGTCAATGGTTCAAACAGAATTTACAGATTGCTACTCCGGACATTATTCGTTTATATCGTGGGTTTAATGCGTATGCAGAAGCGTTTCGAAAAGAAAGCGAAGCGCACGAAAAGTAAACACTGAGATTACTCCAATTGTTTAAAAAACGATTTCATAGAGTATCGCTGGTTCAAATCTGTTTGATCTAAGCTTTGTTAATCTAGGATAATTATGTAATATGAAAAAGAGTAAAACAATTAAAGTTGAAGCGCTAGCCCGAGTTGAAGGTGAAGGCGGTATATATATCAAAGTGAAAGATAATCGGGTAGTTGATGTTAAACTCCACATTTTTGAGCCGCCACGGTTTTTTGAAGCGTTTCTTATCGGGCGAAGTTATAAAGAAGTACCGGATATCGTTGCGAGAATTTGTGGGATTTGTCCGATAGCATATCAGATGAGTTCCGTGCATGCGCTTGAGAACGCTTTTGGTGTCAAGGTTGATGGCCAGCTGCGCGAACTCCGTCGGCTATTCTACTGCGGAGAATGGATTGAAAGTCATGTGCTTCACATCTATATGTTGCACGCACCGGATTTTCTCGGGTATCAAGATGCATTTCAGCTCGCAAAAGACGCTCCGGATGTGGTTGAACGCGCACTACGGTTGAAAAAAATCGGGAATGAAATTGTTGCGTTACTCGGTGGGCGGTCGGTACATCCGGTATCCGCTTGTGTTGGTGGATTTTATAAAGTCCCGTCGAAAAAAGAATTACTGGCGTTGGTTCCGGATTTAGAATGGGCGAAAGAAGCTGCTCTGGAAACGATTCGGTTTACCGCAACATTACCGTTTCCGGCGTTTGAGTCGAATTATGAATATGTCGCGTTACGTCATCCGGATGAATACCCTTTCAATGAAGGGCGAATCGTTTCTAATCAGGGATTGGATATTGCTATTGAACAATTTTTCGAATATTTTATGGAATTCCAGGTTCCGCATTCAACCTCGCTACATGCTAAACTGAAACCGCGCGATGCTTATTTTGTTGGCCCGTTAGCGCGAGTCAATTTAAATTTCGATAAGTTAACCCCGTTATCTCAACAAGCAGCGAGAGATGCAGGATTAACGATACCGTGTTACAATCCGTTTAAAAGCATCATCGCTCGGAGTGTTGAAACGTTGTATGCTATCGAAGAAGCGCTCCGAATCATCAATCAATACCAGATGCCTGAACAAGCGTCGGTTACGATTAAGCCGCGTGCTGGTGTAGGTCATGGATGCACGGAAGCACCTCGGGGGATTCTCTACCATCGCTATCGCGTCGATGACCACGGTCTCGTTGTAGAATCGAAAATCGTTCCGCCTACTTCACAGAACCAGCGGAGTATCGAACAAGATTTATGGAAAATCGTCCCGCATATGATAGATGCACCTACGGAAGAACTCACGTGGCGATGCGAACAAGCGGTCCGGAATTATGACCCTTGCATTTCTTGCTCTTGCCATTTCTTGAAATTATCTATTGAAAAA is part of the bacterium genome and harbors:
- a CDS encoding FAD/NAD(P)-binding protein; translation: MNDLFSPQLAKVTRVYQDTYDTVTLELSLQNSQKTFTFFPGQFNMLYVFGVGEVPISISGDPNKPKRLVHTIRKVGPVTNALGVLKPGDYLGVRGPFGSKWPVELAYGKDVVIVTGGIGLAPLRPAIYQILKQRKLYHRFILLYGARTPNDLLYLEELQQWRGRFDFEVLVTVDRGNEQWHGSVGVVTTLFPKISFEPENTIAMICGPEIMMRFTIVELQKREVPDSNIYISMERNMKCGIGFCGHCQCGPLFICKDGPVFNYAQIKPHFGKREL
- a CDS encoding 4Fe-4S dicluster domain-containing protein translates to MVNQKELYLVSRKNFAALFDSLCFYGYTVIGPTHTPSGIAYEPIESVEDLPIGWSDEQFAGSYRLIKLDTPQVFHYVVSQHSWKTFLNPAVRQLWKAEKKGKSFETRNRVSEEARHQKYAFLGVRTCELHAILIQDKVYTTAPFIDPYYAELRKTTFIVAVNCSVARNTCFCSSMHTGPKVSAELPFDLAITELFDTTRHDFLIEIGSDRGRDIMGRVPKQPATTADIQSAESVVATTISQISKTMNITNVKQLLEQNLDHPHWQDIARRCLTCGNCTMVCPTCFCSTVEDYTDLLGTTAERIRKQDVCFNLDFSYIHGGSIRTSPASRYRQWLTHKLARWFDQFGCSGCVGCGRCITWCPVGIDITEEVRFFQDAGKNNP
- a CDS encoding oxidoreductase, whose translation is MKKKPTLAVWKFASCDGCQLNLLNCEDELLAVAAVIDIANFLEASRAVKSGPYDISLVEGSITNAHDAERIQHIRRISKLLITIGACATAGGIQALRNFKDVHKFINLVYPTPEYIQVLDHSTPISAHVKVDFELRGCPINQQQLVEVISALLNHRKANIPQYSVCMECKRRGTICVMVATGVPCLGPVTQAGCGAICPAYSRGCYGCFGPMESPNPSSLSQWFKQNLQIATPDIIRLYRGFNAYAEAFRKESEAHEK
- a CDS encoding Ni/Fe hydrogenase subunit alpha, whose translation is MKKSKTIKVEALARVEGEGGIYIKVKDNRVVDVKLHIFEPPRFFEAFLIGRSYKEVPDIVARICGICPIAYQMSSVHALENAFGVKVDGQLRELRRLFYCGEWIESHVLHIYMLHAPDFLGYQDAFQLAKDAPDVVERALRLKKIGNEIVALLGGRSVHPVSACVGGFYKVPSKKELLALVPDLEWAKEAALETIRFTATLPFPAFESNYEYVALRHPDEYPFNEGRIVSNQGLDIAIEQFFEYFMEFQVPHSTSLHAKLKPRDAYFVGPLARVNLNFDKLTPLSQQAARDAGLTIPCYNPFKSIIARSVETLYAIEEALRIINQYQMPEQASVTIKPRAGVGHGCTEAPRGILYHRYRVDDHGLVVESKIVPPTSQNQRSIEQDLWKIVPHMIDAPTEELTWRCEQAVRNYDPCISCSCHFLKLSIEKE
- a CDS encoding lectin like domain-containing protein; this translates as MVWLKTWSIAGVGVVLLCLVISVYATELVITTEPIPGVPLFPAEVAPAENLAVTNSGPAILAAPNLTPYKPSGWSDKVVVNSVFPSTMSTVTEGAVYAGQPSYISWAVINNGTANIPPFIRFYCYLYINSNFTTGWYTDGLLQNYYVYATGYQYIFTNSGTNAIQITADVTGAVTESDESDNNYSRNVNVNPGIPAEPDIRINPTKLDFNLTSLMESFIPSSELTDNPDPNVVDTSSPKGQLAPLNPAFIRYRENLASGKLQRLTKSGFPLGHIPAPRDLSYLKDIPASSEAAFALPVAYDCRTANKVTAVRDQGNAGSCWAHATYGSLESCLLPGELWDFSENNMKNMLSSAYPEGFDRAHDEGGNCFMATAYLSRWSGPISESDDPYNPYSGTSPVGLTVRKHIQNVIYPTSRTSATDNTTLKQAILNYGGVDSGIYYDDAYYNSTTYSYYYNGSENENHDITIVGWDDNYPASNFNPAAPGNGAFLIKNSWGTDWGQNGYFYMSYYDSKIGKTNAQFRYAESTTNYNKVYSYDPLGWINSYGFGTTVGWFANVFTAGGSEELTAVSWYTPVPSTPYELRIYQNPNSGPINSSGAVFTKTGTIAEPGYVTIALGTTISLTAGQKFSAVVKLTTPGYNYPIPIEYPEPGYSTKAKGGPGESYISSNGSSWSDISSAFMPKSNVCLKAFTKTTSLSGTTQSFTVYNDGFSILTVTNITKTNNKSWITSISPTAFTVPPSGTQTVNVTVSASGLTVAKDTEVLKIWSNDPDENPYSGPTVTITGRPQAPVNSYGYFSTASDTSRWYFEVYGDGTGPGTLSWLPGFSGQTGVVRIIQTPGQKGKLTMLFSVSSAGWYTARAKVATDITNSAKQPKIYLYLQELTGSSTIIGCANEVIAAGAGGFSAASSWKNLEISYYASGTSLAVQVVSINSGNSGVIGGIYFDDILVYASAPKGYNGTTASLTNASFTSNTSGWSVQVYGDATAMGTWSWATGWYGRSGLMKGTQSSGQKAKVSQLFALPNGSNKNAFVSIWVFSGATAKSNTQKVYLYLYSWDSGYTKIIESGNAILYPGQWNQNQWRELKFGYTPYSGTNALQFVAINPSGKPVQTIYFDAVTVKQE
- a CDS encoding cyclic nucleotide-binding domain-containing protein; the encoded protein is MFETLVPLLKKHPFLKDLSEEYIERLVSCAKNVRFNQDEYICREGQEAESFYLIREGRAAIEIYSPVKGSIRIQTIEAGDVLGWSWLFAPYRWHFDIRAIEPIRAFEFDGKCLRSKCEEDHDLGYELMKRFARLMEERLQATRLQLLDMYGEK